One window from the genome of Lentibacillus daqui encodes:
- the yqeK gene encoding bis(5'-nucleosyl)-tetraphosphatase (symmetrical) YqeK, translated as MDKNEAIKKVKPQLTVKRFEHTLRVAETAVELAERFQVSQDKAELAAIFHDYAKFRPAEEMRRIILASPLPNDLLFYHQELWHAPVGAILVKEEHGIQDQLVLGAIHNHTTGKAHMNKLEMIVLLADYIEPGRSFPGLDEVRNMAKEDLTHACWLSIRNSIQFLMGKGSRIYPDTIHAYNDLTRHVNGGY; from the coding sequence ATGGACAAGAATGAGGCGATTAAGAAGGTTAAACCACAGTTGACAGTGAAACGATTCGAGCATACGTTACGTGTTGCAGAAACGGCGGTGGAACTGGCTGAGCGTTTTCAGGTATCACAGGATAAAGCGGAATTAGCAGCTATTTTTCATGATTACGCAAAATTTCGGCCGGCCGAAGAAATGCGCCGGATAATTTTAGCAAGTCCGCTGCCAAATGATTTGTTATTTTATCATCAAGAATTATGGCATGCTCCAGTTGGTGCAATTTTGGTAAAAGAAGAACATGGAATTCAGGATCAGTTGGTACTTGGTGCTATTCACAATCACACGACGGGAAAAGCACACATGAATAAACTGGAAATGATTGTTTTATTGGCAGATTATATTGAACCAGGCCGGTCTTTTCCCGGATTGGATGAAGTAAGAAACATGGCAAAAGAGGATCTCACTCATGCCTGCTGGTTATCCATTAGAAATTCAATTCAGTTTTTAATGGGGAAAGGATCACGTATTTACCCGGACACGATTCATGCATATAATGATCTAACGAGACATGTAAACGGAGGTTACTAA
- a CDS encoding helix-hairpin-helix domain-containing protein, translating to MIMEFLKKSFFFILIGVAIIVFLLFNRHDTPDTDAKLTPVPDPIKEEAKAKDDETANGIVIVDVKGAIKKPGIYDVSPDARVHDVIELAGGFTKQADQTMVNLAQKVQDEMVITIPQTGDDADGLSEATGTVGQESKLKINQATQTEIETLPGIGPSKAQAIIDYREENGPFQTIDDLLQVSGIGEKTLENFQDAIQIP from the coding sequence ATGATTATGGAATTCCTGAAAAAAAGTTTTTTCTTTATTTTAATCGGAGTGGCGATTATTGTTTTCCTTCTGTTTAACCGTCATGATACCCCCGATACCGATGCTAAGCTAACACCAGTACCCGACCCGATAAAAGAAGAAGCAAAAGCAAAGGATGATGAAACAGCCAACGGCATCGTGATTGTCGACGTAAAAGGCGCGATCAAGAAACCAGGTATTTATGATGTGTCACCAGATGCAAGGGTGCATGATGTTATTGAATTGGCTGGCGGATTTACCAAACAAGCTGATCAGACCATGGTCAATTTGGCCCAAAAGGTTCAGGATGAGATGGTCATCACGATTCCGCAAACAGGAGATGATGCCGATGGATTGTCTGAGGCGACGGGAACAGTTGGTCAAGAATCCAAATTAAAAATTAATCAGGCGACCCAAACAGAAATTGAAACCCTGCCTGGTATAGGACCGTCCAAGGCTCAGGCTATTATTGATTATCGGGAAGAGAATGGCCCGTTTCAAACCATCGACGATTTGTTGCAGGTATCGGGGATTGGCGAGAAAACACTGGAAAATTTTCAGGACGCGATTCAGATCCCATAG
- a CDS encoding class I SAM-dependent DNA methyltransferase translates to MEYQQLANVYDRLMDDAPYDDWLGFTVGIFQQSDKPIHHVADLGCGTGRITTGLAQMGYQMIGVDYSETMLSVAQQHASDMGVPVQWIHQDLRELQGLSELDAVVSYCDVMNYITTEEELMTVFSHVKNMLADGGIFIFDVHSLYHLDNNLAGETFAMVDDDLAYIWFCSPGEVSGEVFHDLTFFVQQGKTYTRFEEYHHQQTFPIKIYQKLLQASGFNIRHLYGDFSPKPESLKDNTERIFFVAEKQPGK, encoded by the coding sequence ATGGAATATCAACAATTGGCCAACGTCTATGACCGGTTGATGGATGATGCCCCATATGATGATTGGCTGGGTTTCACGGTTGGAATTTTTCAGCAATCAGATAAACCGATTCATCATGTAGCCGATCTTGGTTGTGGCACAGGACGGATAACAACAGGTTTAGCGCAAATGGGATACCAAATGATTGGTGTGGATTATTCGGAAACGATGCTGAGTGTTGCCCAGCAGCACGCTTCGGATATGGGAGTTCCTGTCCAATGGATTCATCAGGATTTGAGGGAACTGCAAGGGTTGTCAGAACTTGATGCAGTGGTCAGCTATTGTGATGTGATGAATTATATCACAACCGAAGAGGAATTAATGACTGTCTTTTCGCATGTAAAGAACATGCTCGCCGACGGAGGGATATTTATCTTTGATGTTCATTCCCTCTATCATTTGGATAATAATCTGGCCGGGGAAACATTTGCAATGGTAGACGATGACCTGGCCTATATCTGGTTTTGTTCTCCAGGTGAAGTATCTGGAGAAGTTTTTCATGATTTAACTTTTTTCGTACAACAAGGTAAAACATATACTCGATTTGAAGAATATCATCATCAACAGACATTTCCTATAAAAATTTATCAAAAATTATTACAAGCTTCCGGCTTCAACATTCGTCATTTATATGGTGATTTTTCGCCAAAACCGGAAAGTCTAAAGGATAATACGGAAAGAATCTTCTTTGTGGCTGAAAAACAACCGGGAAAATAG
- the yhbY gene encoding ribosome assembly RNA-binding protein YhbY: MLTGKQKRYLRAEANRLKPIFQVGKDGVNENMVKQISEALEKRELIKVSILQNCLQDKHDVATMLADGAEAEVVQIIGNNIVLYKESEENKHIQLP, from the coding sequence ATGTTAACAGGAAAGCAAAAAAGATATTTACGTGCGGAAGCGAATCGTTTAAAGCCAATATTTCAGGTTGGTAAAGACGGCGTCAATGAAAATATGGTGAAACAAATTAGTGAAGCATTGGAAAAACGGGAATTGATCAAGGTTAGTATCCTGCAGAACTGTTTGCAGGATAAACATGATGTTGCAACCATGTTAGCTGACGGTGCGGAAGCGGAAGTTGTACAAATCATTGGGAATAATATTGTGCTTTACAAAGAGTCAGAAGAAAACAAGCACATTCAATTACCATAA
- a CDS encoding DNA internalization-related competence protein ComEC/Rec2, whose protein sequence is MKGYWHFPAISAAVCAVTVMTQTYWFAVAFIVWLLLLYGFKRLGMLPIVVSLTVFFLFYTYIPVISDVEIEPEATADSASYTGKIIGSFNKTDKKIGFVLQDHTSKTNLLVVYFPDKDDNEWVHHIQTWKHGATCEVYGKIEQPTRSTNPGQFDYRRYLQTKGIMYQINMKSMEDISCSGSGTLAGVYDLRQKLIHHVKRLVGKETAAWLTALVIGDDSSIDEDTIDLFQRWGLSHILAISGLHVGLIVSIVYFLFIKCNLLTKEKAQWVMIIFLPFYALIAGGEPSVWRACVMLMLFIILNKLKVQFGSTDVLSIVFLLLMLADKYMVYHVGFQFSFLVTFGILLSRHWLSYTSSPLLQMLQISFVAQMIIFPLQVVYFYMFHPLSIILNLLVIPYFTLFVIPFMFFLLLLSPILGAMTSVADIFFTKIHHLFLSLLHGIDTYFYHPLTVGSISVVGALLYFILFLLFMNRLQQKRHWHSLLLGCLTVCLIIGVTIKPYFNPVGSVTMLDIGQGDAFVIELPYRKGVFMVDAGAKASFDNKDNADQNYRQMMKPYFMSRGITTIDAIFLSHEDFDHVGSVPYLIDELNVKYVIVSAYYPLTEQEITNWQENGTDVQQIEAGETTEMAGQVFSALSPFTKQDSPNDNSLVLYTEFGGLTWLFTGDIGQDVEQQLIRAYPDLNVDVLKVAHHGSKTSSDSAFLSAIDPVYGLISVGRHNLYGHPSPEITERLAENDIYVFRSDQDGAVVFRFHEDKGTFLKFLP, encoded by the coding sequence ATGAAAGGCTACTGGCATTTTCCTGCTATCTCGGCGGCTGTATGTGCGGTTACTGTGATGACGCAGACATATTGGTTCGCTGTCGCATTTATTGTCTGGCTGCTTCTGTTGTATGGATTTAAGCGGTTGGGGATGCTCCCGATAGTTGTTTCTCTAACCGTTTTTTTCCTCTTTTATACGTACATACCGGTCATATCAGACGTAGAAATTGAACCAGAAGCAACAGCTGATTCCGCTTCCTACACCGGAAAGATAATTGGTTCTTTTAACAAGACGGATAAGAAAATAGGTTTTGTCCTCCAAGACCATACCTCCAAAACAAACCTTCTCGTTGTTTACTTTCCCGATAAAGACGATAATGAATGGGTCCATCATATACAAACATGGAAACACGGAGCAACATGTGAAGTATATGGAAAAATAGAACAACCGACCAGAAGTACAAATCCCGGTCAGTTTGACTATAGAAGATATTTACAGACAAAAGGAATTATGTATCAAATTAACATGAAGTCAATGGAGGATATTTCCTGCTCCGGTTCCGGTACGCTAGCGGGAGTTTACGATCTGCGTCAGAAGTTAATTCATCATGTCAAACGGCTCGTAGGAAAGGAAACTGCTGCTTGGCTAACTGCATTGGTTATTGGGGATGACTCTTCCATTGACGAAGATACGATCGACTTATTTCAACGATGGGGATTGTCACATATTTTGGCTATTTCCGGCTTACATGTGGGCTTGATTGTATCAATAGTGTATTTTCTGTTTATCAAATGTAATCTGCTTACAAAGGAAAAGGCACAGTGGGTGATGATTATTTTTTTGCCGTTTTACGCGCTTATTGCCGGGGGTGAACCATCGGTATGGCGCGCCTGTGTCATGCTCATGTTGTTTATCATTTTAAACAAATTAAAAGTGCAATTCGGTTCAACCGATGTGTTAAGTATTGTATTTCTCTTATTGATGCTGGCAGATAAATACATGGTGTATCATGTTGGCTTTCAATTTTCATTTTTAGTAACGTTTGGTATATTGTTATCCAGGCATTGGCTGTCGTATACCTCCTCGCCTTTATTACAAATGCTGCAAATCAGTTTTGTTGCGCAAATGATTATATTTCCGCTTCAGGTGGTATATTTTTATATGTTTCATCCACTTTCCATCATCCTTAATTTACTTGTTATCCCGTATTTTACTTTATTTGTTATTCCATTTATGTTTTTTCTTTTATTACTGTCTCCGATTTTGGGAGCTATGACATCAGTAGCCGATATTTTCTTTACAAAGATACATCACCTGTTTCTCTCGCTACTGCATGGAATTGACACCTATTTTTATCATCCGCTTACCGTTGGCTCCATTTCGGTTGTTGGTGCATTATTATATTTCATCCTGTTCTTATTGTTTATGAATCGGCTTCAGCAAAAACGTCATTGGCATTCCTTGCTGTTAGGATGCTTAACAGTGTGCTTAATTATTGGTGTTACCATTAAGCCCTATTTCAATCCGGTCGGTTCCGTAACAATGCTTGATATTGGGCAAGGTGATGCGTTTGTGATTGAACTGCCATATCGCAAGGGTGTGTTTATGGTAGACGCCGGAGCCAAAGCCAGTTTTGACAATAAAGATAATGCGGATCAAAATTACCGGCAAATGATGAAGCCATATTTTATGTCACGGGGAATTACCACAATAGATGCCATTTTTTTATCACACGAGGATTTCGACCATGTCGGCAGTGTTCCATATCTAATTGATGAATTGAATGTTAAATATGTCATAGTAAGTGCATACTATCCGCTAACTGAGCAGGAGATAACCAATTGGCAGGAAAATGGAACGGATGTGCAACAGATAGAGGCGGGGGAAACAACGGAAATGGCGGGACAGGTATTTTCAGCCCTTTCGCCTTTTACAAAACAGGATTCTCCGAATGATAATTCGCTTGTTCTATATACAGAATTTGGCGGACTAACCTGGCTGTTTACCGGGGATATTGGGCAGGATGTTGAACAACAATTGATAAGAGCCTACCCGGATTTAAATGTAGATGTTTTAAAAGTTGCCCACCATGGAAGCAAAACATCTTCAGATTCGGCATTTTTATCAGCAATAGATCCAGTGTATGGTCTGATTTCGGTTGGCCGGCACAACTTATATGGCCATCCATCCCCAGAAATTACAGAGCGGTTGGCGGAGAACGATATTTATGTATTTAGATCAGATCAAGATGGAGCAGTTGTATTTCGATTTCATGAAGATAAGGGAACATTTTTGAAGTTCCTGCCATAA
- the rsfS gene encoding ribosome silencing factor encodes MEDTLELLEKVAQACDDKRAENIIALDMKEVSLVADYFLICHGTNERQVQAIARSIKDMVEEGGLTVKRLEGFEQARWILVDIGDVVCHIFHKDERSYYNLERLWGDAAQIEFNFGREE; translated from the coding sequence TTGGAAGATACTTTGGAATTACTGGAGAAAGTTGCACAAGCGTGTGATGATAAACGCGCTGAAAACATTATTGCTTTAGATATGAAAGAAGTGTCATTAGTGGCAGATTACTTCTTGATTTGTCATGGAACGAATGAGCGACAGGTGCAGGCGATTGCCCGATCCATTAAAGATATGGTGGAAGAAGGCGGATTGACTGTTAAACGTCTGGAAGGGTTTGAACAGGCGCGGTGGATATTGGTCGATATTGGCGATGTTGTATGCCATATTTTTCACAAAGATGAGCGTTCCTATTATAACCTGGAACGATTATGGGGCGATGCTGCACAGATTGAATTTAATTTTGGACGGGAAGAATAA
- the yqeH gene encoding ribosome biogenesis GTPase YqeH yields the protein MEKLYCQGCGIMIQTENQTELGYAPKSALDRDPILCQRCFRLKHYNQVQSVAISDEEFLDLISQIGEASGLVVHLVDIFDVSGSLIKSLPRLVGHNPIILVGNKLDLLPKSTNQRKLKQWLRSSAKSMGIDVKDVFLISSAKGHGIDELAEAIDDYRAQKDVYVVGTTNVGKSTFINRLIKRSTGENNVITTSYFPGTTLGFIEIPLDETTALIDTPGIVNKQQMVHYVSDHDLKLITPNKEIKPRVYQLNSEQTLFFGGLARLDFVKGEKQSFVCYFANALPIHRTKTANADELYRNHKGKLLSPPDQETLSQLPAFTEATFRLTEEKTDIVFPGLGWVTINRPGTTVRAYNPKGVSASLRKALI from the coding sequence TTGGAAAAATTGTATTGTCAAGGCTGCGGGATTATGATTCAAACTGAAAACCAAACAGAACTTGGCTATGCCCCAAAATCAGCTCTGGATCGGGATCCCATTTTATGCCAGCGCTGTTTCCGGTTAAAGCATTATAATCAGGTACAGTCGGTAGCGATAAGTGATGAAGAATTTTTGGATCTGATAAGTCAAATTGGCGAGGCAAGCGGTCTTGTTGTTCATCTTGTAGATATTTTTGATGTTAGTGGAAGCCTGATTAAAAGCCTTCCGCGTCTAGTTGGCCATAATCCAATCATACTGGTGGGAAACAAGCTGGATTTGTTACCCAAGTCAACTAATCAACGAAAGCTCAAGCAATGGCTTCGTTCATCAGCAAAATCAATGGGGATTGATGTAAAGGATGTATTTCTTATTTCGTCGGCTAAAGGACATGGGATCGATGAATTAGCGGAAGCAATCGATGATTATCGCGCCCAAAAGGATGTATATGTGGTGGGGACGACAAATGTGGGCAAATCCACGTTCATTAATCGGCTCATCAAACGGTCAACCGGGGAGAATAATGTGATTACGACTTCTTATTTCCCTGGGACAACACTGGGTTTTATTGAAATCCCTTTGGACGAAACAACGGCCCTGATTGATACACCTGGTATTGTTAATAAACAACAAATGGTCCATTATGTGTCTGATCACGACTTGAAGCTAATTACACCAAACAAAGAAATTAAACCGCGTGTCTATCAGTTGAATAGTGAACAAACCTTATTCTTTGGCGGATTGGCACGCTTGGATTTTGTGAAGGGTGAAAAGCAGTCCTTTGTTTGCTATTTTGCTAATGCACTGCCAATCCATCGAACCAAAACAGCCAATGCTGATGAATTATATCGCAATCATAAAGGGAAATTATTATCTCCTCCTGATCAGGAGACATTGTCACAGTTGCCAGCATTCACGGAAGCAACGTTTCGCCTGACAGAAGAAAAAACCGATATTGTCTTTCCCGGACTTGGCTGGGTAACGATTAACCGTCCAGGTACAACAGTAAGAGCTTATAATCCAAAAGGGGTTTCTGCTTCATTACGAAAGGCACTGATATAA
- the rpsT gene encoding 30S ribosomal protein S20, whose protein sequence is MANIKSAIKRVNINNKNRAQNQSEKTEMRSQIKHVEKFIAASDAENAKAALHSATKSIDKAVQKGIIHKNNGNRQKARLAQKINNIA, encoded by the coding sequence ATGGCTAATATTAAATCTGCAATTAAACGTGTAAATATCAATAATAAAAATCGCGCCCAGAATCAATCAGAGAAAACAGAAATGCGTTCGCAAATCAAACATGTAGAAAAATTTATTGCGGCTAGCGATGCTGAAAACGCCAAAGCTGCACTTCATTCAGCAACAAAATCAATTGATAAAGCAGTGCAAAAAGGGATTATCCATAAGAACAACGGTAATCGTCAAAAAGCACGCTTGGCTCAAAAAATAAACAACATTGCATAA
- a CDS encoding ComE operon protein 2, which produces MERISWDQYFMAQSHLLALRSTCTRLMVGATIVRDKRIIAGGYNGSVSGSVHCIDEGCYIIDGHCVRTVHAEANALLQCAKFGVPTDGAELYVTHFPCLQCCKQIIQSGIKTVYYATDYKNHPYALELFQEADVETKKVELNYLAIDENVSEKTELVKALLDNLTDTDKAFHLKEEAERLFKI; this is translated from the coding sequence ATGGAGAGAATTTCATGGGACCAATATTTTATGGCGCAAAGTCATTTACTAGCATTACGCAGTACGTGTACAAGATTAATGGTTGGGGCAACGATAGTGAGAGATAAACGGATCATTGCCGGCGGTTATAATGGCAGTGTGTCCGGCAGTGTACATTGCATTGATGAAGGCTGTTATATTATTGATGGACATTGCGTTCGTACCGTTCATGCGGAGGCGAATGCGCTATTGCAATGCGCTAAGTTTGGTGTTCCGACAGATGGTGCAGAACTTTATGTAACCCATTTTCCATGTCTGCAATGCTGCAAACAGATTATCCAAAGCGGTATTAAGACAGTCTATTATGCTACTGATTATAAAAATCATCCATATGCTTTGGAATTATTTCAAGAAGCAGATGTAGAAACCAAAAAGGTGGAATTGAATTATTTGGCAATTGATGAAAATGTTAGTGAAAAGACGGAACTGGTAAAAGCATTACTGGATAACCTTACCGATACAGACAAGGCATTTCATCTCAAAGAAGAAGCAGAACGTTTATTTAAAATTTAA
- the holA gene encoding DNA polymerase III subunit delta: MAYMDILKQVKNKQISPIYLLYGTDTYFIQNLKKHITNAVLPDDDKENLVMYDLEETPIQEVIMDAETLPFFGERKLIFANNPTFLKAKADKLPFEHDLTLLQHYLESPVDYSVMVFIAPYEKIDERKKISKLLKKHGVVADCSPIKEQDVPAWINDQADQLNIRISPEAYEVLEGEVATNLYLLKNELTKLALYVGEGGTITKEIAEQLVSHTANSSSLRLVDAVMEGNIHKAIAIFHDLQKMKEEPIALIALLAFQFRTIYRVKLLKQKGYSSFQMQKQLGVHPYVVKIAAKREARFSNQTLQTMMDKLTEADTMMKQGKMEKQLAFELLLYELVQVRPKP; encoded by the coding sequence ATGGCATATATGGACATTTTAAAACAAGTAAAGAATAAACAAATTTCGCCAATATATTTATTATATGGTACTGATACTTATTTCATACAAAATTTAAAAAAACATATTACAAATGCGGTGTTACCTGATGATGACAAAGAAAACCTGGTCATGTATGATCTGGAAGAAACCCCTATACAGGAAGTCATTATGGACGCTGAAACATTGCCATTTTTTGGTGAAAGGAAACTGATTTTCGCCAACAATCCAACTTTTCTTAAAGCGAAGGCAGACAAGTTACCGTTTGAGCATGATCTCACCTTACTACAGCACTATCTGGAATCACCGGTTGACTATTCAGTTATGGTGTTTATTGCGCCATATGAAAAAATCGATGAGCGAAAAAAAATCAGCAAATTATTAAAAAAGCATGGAGTAGTGGCCGATTGCAGTCCAATCAAGGAGCAGGATGTGCCTGCATGGATTAATGATCAAGCCGACCAATTAAACATTCGCATTTCACCTGAAGCTTATGAAGTACTTGAAGGTGAAGTCGCAACAAACCTCTATTTACTTAAAAATGAGCTGACAAAATTAGCACTGTATGTTGGTGAGGGTGGGACCATTACGAAGGAGATAGCTGAACAGCTGGTTTCTCATACAGCAAACAGTTCTTCACTTAGACTGGTGGATGCCGTAATGGAAGGTAATATTCATAAAGCTATTGCAATTTTTCATGACTTGCAGAAAATGAAGGAAGAACCGATCGCCCTTATTGCTCTTTTGGCTTTTCAATTCCGAACCATTTACCGCGTGAAATTATTAAAGCAAAAAGGCTATAGTTCGTTCCAAATGCAGAAACAATTGGGTGTTCACCCGTATGTTGTAAAAATAGCCGCAAAACGTGAAGCGCGTTTTAGCAACCAAACGTTACAAACAATGATGGACAAACTTACCGAAGCGGACACGATGATGAAACAGGGGAAAATGGAAAAACAGCTTGCATTTGAATTGTTATTATATGAACTTGTTCAAGTGAGACCAAAGCCATAG
- the aroE gene encoding shikimate dehydrogenase — MDFKFALIGYPVQHSLSPWIHEQFLERTGLNGSYMLEEIAPEQSFAQRITDLRNRSVNGFNVTVPYKQKIIPFLDEVSDGAKQIGAVNTVVNRDGKWIGYNTDGKGYVRSLCEQYPEISQNKALKIAIIGSGGAARGIYHALVTEGFRFIDIANRTISNAEAIAKLQQDQTNTMVLSLETFMQAVPEYDLIIQTTSIGMKPNQEQSIFPTDVSFKPGSIASDIIYQPIETTFLKRAQKQGALVHYGHTMLLYQAQYAFELWTNRQVPIEGMAEQLQRILEGR; from the coding sequence ATGGATTTTAAATTTGCCTTGATAGGCTATCCTGTTCAACATTCCTTATCTCCATGGATTCATGAGCAATTTCTTGAGCGAACAGGCCTGAATGGAAGCTATATGCTGGAAGAGATAGCACCGGAACAGTCATTTGCACAACGTATAACCGATCTGAGGAATCGCTCTGTCAATGGCTTTAATGTGACGGTTCCATACAAACAAAAAATCATCCCTTTTTTGGATGAAGTTAGTGATGGGGCAAAACAGATTGGTGCGGTCAATACGGTCGTCAATCGTGATGGAAAATGGATTGGATATAATACTGATGGGAAAGGTTATGTCCGGTCATTATGCGAACAATACCCGGAGATTTCCCAAAATAAAGCGCTGAAAATAGCTATTATCGGATCCGGTGGTGCGGCCAGGGGAATTTATCATGCGCTTGTAACAGAAGGGTTTCGTTTTATTGATATTGCTAATCGTACCATATCGAACGCAGAAGCTATTGCCAAATTGCAGCAGGATCAAACAAATACAATGGTGTTATCATTAGAAACATTTATGCAGGCAGTTCCTGAGTACGATCTGATCATCCAAACGACCTCGATTGGAATGAAACCAAACCAGGAACAATCCATTTTTCCGACGGATGTTTCCTTTAAACCAGGAAGTATTGCAAGTGATATTATTTATCAGCCGATCGAGACAACTTTTTTGAAACGGGCGCAAAAGCAGGGAGCGCTTGTTCATTATGGCCATACAATGCTTCTTTATCAGGCACAATATGCGTTTGAATTATGGACAAATCGTCAAGTGCCAATCGAGGGTATGGCAGAACAATTACAACGGATTTTGGAAGGAAGATAA
- a CDS encoding YqzM family protein: MNEFENDVQSKNNDVVDSMKGFGYSFIFFILIFAIGVAISVIAS, translated from the coding sequence GTGAACGAATTCGAAAATGACGTACAGTCAAAAAATAATGATGTTGTTGACTCAATGAAAGGATTTGGCTACTCGTTTATATTCTTTATCCTTATTTTTGCTATCGGTGTAGCAATCAGTGTTATTGCATCATAA
- a CDS encoding nicotinate-nucleotide adenylyltransferase, producing the protein MKRVGILGGTFDPPHLGHLLIAEEVKNQLGLTEIWFIPSYEPPHKQKARSSAKDRMQMLKRAIASNHQFKLNTVEIDRLGKSYTFDTMKMLHDTYPDIEFYFIIGADMVEYLPKWHRIDELLNIMKFVGVKRSGYKLDTEYPVLIVDIPMIDVSSTLIRERIKANQSIKYLLPEVVESYIKGKRLYGQE; encoded by the coding sequence ATGAAACGAGTTGGCATTTTAGGAGGCACATTCGACCCGCCGCATTTGGGACATTTGCTGATAGCCGAGGAGGTAAAAAACCAACTTGGCTTAACAGAAATCTGGTTTATCCCATCTTATGAGCCTCCGCATAAACAAAAGGCAAGATCAAGTGCAAAAGATCGAATGCAAATGCTCAAGCGGGCAATTGCATCCAATCATCAATTTAAACTGAACACGGTAGAAATCGATCGTTTAGGAAAATCTTATACATTTGATACAATGAAGATGTTGCACGATACATATCCCGATATTGAATTTTATTTTATTATTGGCGCTGATATGGTGGAGTATTTACCGAAGTGGCATCGTATTGATGAATTATTGAATATCATGAAGTTCGTTGGGGTGAAGCGTAGTGGCTATAAGCTGGATACGGAATATCCTGTTCTTATCGTGGATATCCCGATGATTGATGTGTCATCTACCCTAATCAGAGAGCGCATTAAAGCAAACCAGTCAATCAAATATTTATTACCGGAAGTTGTGGAAAGTTATATTAAAGGGAAGCGATTATATGGACAAGAATGA